From one Rhineura floridana isolate rRhiFlo1 chromosome 4, rRhiFlo1.hap2, whole genome shotgun sequence genomic stretch:
- the CRLS1 gene encoding cardiolipin synthase (CMP-forming) encodes MLPAAWLVKGTACGWGLLRSASPARPVKGTVAVARVAGSARRSLPRAVLAASSSSGLAAAPSTSSSPCPERRGLLRLRPPSSERLVSLAWSPSFSCSFRGPGHSRRSRTSYGGGPRRPAASSESGAEAARPRGYTELYENPWTVPNLLSIARIGLAPVLGYLIVEEDFNIALGVFALAGVTDLLDGFIARNWANQKSALGSALDPLADKILISILYISLTCANLIPVPLTSMIILRDVALIAAVFYVRYKTLPPPRTLGRYFNPCYATAQLKPTFISKMNTVVQLILVAASLAAPVFNYVDSMYLQTLWCITAFTTTASAYSYYHYGRKTVQVLNSK; translated from the exons ATGTTGCCCGCGGCTTGGCTGGTCAAAGGTACAGCCTGTGGGTGGGGGCTCCTGAGGAGCGCAAGTCCCGCACGACCTGTTAAGGGCACCGTAGCAGTTGCAAGAGTAGCGGGCAGCGCGCGCCGCAGCCTCCCTCGAGCGGTGCTCGCGGCCTCCTCGTCGAGCGGCCTCGCCGCGGCTCCTTCCACATCCTCCTCGCCCTGCCCGGAGCGCCGCGGACTACTGCGCCTGCGCCCGCCCAGCTCCGAGCGGCTGGTTTCTTTAGCCTGGAGCCCCTCTTTCTCCTGCTCCTTCCGTGGGCCGGGACATTCGCGCCGCTCGCGCACCAGCTATGGGGGCGGCCCTCGGCGGCCCGCAGCGTCTTCGGAGTCTGGCGCTGAGGCAGCGAGGCCCCGCGGATACACTGAACTG TATGAAAACCCCTGGACAGTCCCTAACTTACTCTCAATAGCAAGAATTGGCCTGGCACCAGTTTTGGGCTATTTGATTGTTGAAGAAGACTTTAATATTGCATTGGGTGTGTTTGCTCTGGCTGGTGTAACAGATTTG TTGGATGGCTTTATTGCACGAAATTGGGCCAACCAAAAATCTGCTTTGGGGAGTGCCCTGGATCCTCTGGCTGATAAAATTCTTATCAGTATCCTGTACATTAGCCTGACTTGTGCAAATCTTATTCCAG TTCCTCTTACATCTATGATAATTTTAAGGGATGTTGCATTAATTGCTGCTGTTTTTTATGTACGCTACAAAACTCTTCCTCCACCA AGAACACTTGGTAGATATTTCAATCCATGTTATGCCACTGCTCAGTTAAAGCCAACATTCATCAGCAAG ATGAACACGGTAGTACAACTCATCTTAGTGGCTGCTTCTTTAGCAGCTCCAGTTTTCAATTATGTGGACAGTATGTATCTTCAGACTTTATG GTGCATCACGGCTTTCACAACAACAGCATCTGCTTACAGCTACTACCATTACGGCCGAAAAACAGTTCAGGTGCTAAATAGTAAATGA